The Gemmata palustris genome includes a region encoding these proteins:
- a CDS encoding response regulator transcription factor, protein MAEQKLILVVDDDRELVDAMRAVLERQGFKVIQAHDGHQGKQAIYNARPDLVILDMMMPRMGGYPVLEHFKDKGDAPPIIMVTANEGSRHKVYAEYLGVIDYIRKPFAMERLLDTVNRALGTGKPKEEKKEEEKPKAE, encoded by the coding sequence ATGGCCGAGCAAAAGCTGATCCTGGTGGTGGACGACGACCGCGAGCTGGTGGACGCGATGCGCGCGGTCCTGGAGCGCCAGGGCTTCAAAGTGATCCAGGCCCACGACGGGCACCAGGGTAAGCAGGCGATCTACAACGCGCGGCCCGACCTCGTGATCCTGGACATGATGATGCCGCGTATGGGCGGCTACCCGGTCCTCGAGCACTTCAAGGACAAGGGCGACGCGCCGCCGATCATCATGGTCACGGCCAACGAGGGCAGCCGGCACAAAGTGTACGCGGAGTACCTCGGCGTCATCGACTACATCCGCAAGCCGTTCGCGATGGAGCGCCTGCTCGATACGGTAAACAGGGCTCTGGGCACGGGTAAGCCGAAAGAAGAAAAGAAGGAAGAAGAGAAGCCAAAAGCCGAGTGA
- a CDS encoding TIGR01777 family oxidoreductase: MKIVIPGGSGQVGTILARHFHATGHEVVVLSRKPAPTAWRTVPWDARTMGSWADELEGADAVINLVGRSVNCRYTPANRREIVESRVRSVQLVGDAIGKCNRPPRVWLQSSTATIYAHRFDAPNDETTGTIGGTEPNAPDTWTFSIDVATSWEKALDSVQTPHTRKVAMRSAITLSPDRGGVFDVLLGLVRRRLGGRAGDGRQFVSWVHEHDFIASVEFLIQNDTMRGPVNIAAPEPLPNAEFMRALREAWGVRFGLPAAKWMVELGAWALRTESELVLKSRRVVPGKLLEAGFAFRFPSWPEAARDLCTRWRQRVR; the protein is encoded by the coding sequence ATGAAGATCGTTATTCCCGGTGGATCCGGGCAGGTGGGCACGATCCTCGCGCGGCACTTCCACGCAACGGGGCACGAGGTCGTTGTCCTGAGCCGCAAGCCGGCCCCGACCGCGTGGCGCACCGTACCGTGGGACGCGCGAACGATGGGGTCGTGGGCGGACGAACTCGAAGGCGCGGACGCGGTCATTAATCTCGTCGGGCGCAGCGTGAACTGTCGCTACACGCCCGCGAACCGGCGCGAGATCGTCGAATCGCGCGTGCGGTCCGTGCAGCTCGTCGGGGACGCGATCGGGAAGTGTAATCGCCCGCCCCGCGTGTGGCTGCAATCGAGCACCGCGACCATCTACGCGCACCGCTTCGACGCGCCGAACGATGAAACCACGGGCACCATTGGGGGCACCGAGCCGAACGCGCCCGACACGTGGACGTTCAGTATCGATGTGGCCACTTCGTGGGAAAAGGCACTCGATTCGGTCCAAACGCCGCACACGCGAAAGGTCGCGATGCGCTCGGCGATAACCCTGAGCCCGGACCGCGGGGGCGTCTTCGATGTGCTCCTGGGACTGGTGCGCCGGCGCCTCGGCGGGCGCGCGGGCGACGGTCGGCAGTTCGTGTCGTGGGTCCACGAGCACGATTTCATCGCGTCGGTCGAGTTCCTCATTCAGAACGACACGATGCGCGGGCCGGTAAACATTGCCGCACCGGAACCTCTGCCGAACGCGGAGTTCATGCGGGCGCTCCGCGAAGCGTGGGGCGTGCGGTTCGGGCTGCCCGCCGCGAAGTGGATGGTGGAACTCGGCGCGTGGGCGCTGAGAACGGAATCGGAACTGGTGCTGAAGAGTCGGCGCGTCGTACCGGGGAAGTTACTGGAGGCGGGGTTCGCGTTCCGGTTCCCGTCGTGGCCGGAGGCCGCACGCGATCTCTGTACCCGGTGGCGCCAGCGGGTGCGATAG